TGTCTCGAGCACATCTATGCCTGTTGGTGACACATTAACTGGAAAGTTTCAGCCAGACGCTGGGCCTGAAACACTGCTTAAAGATCTCCCCGGCCTTGCTGTGCAGCAGTTTGATCTTGCTGCTACACATTGGAAAGCACTTGTGAAAAGAATAGGTGTGGATTGTTCAGAAGTCACAGTTTcggcggggagggtacagctcaagtgccAGAGCACTTGTCTGgcacgcgtgaggtcctgggttcaattcccagtacctcctctgaaaataagtaaataatcacatctaattacctccctcccaccaaaaaaaatttaaagtcacaGTTTCTAGGGTGTTTACAGACTGGAGCAAGAGTCAGATTCCTGTGGCCTGAGGAGGAGTCTGGGGCGTGGAGGATCGCCGTGAAGAAATGAGGGAAAAACCGCAGAAGTGGTGTTAAGCTGTTGTTGAGAGTGGTGGAGTGTGCTGCTGACTCGGCAGACATTCTCTGAGTGTCCGCTGTCAGGCTCCGTGCGGAGAGCACAGCCAGGGCCCGCCAGGGCCTCCCGGCCCAGAGCCGcactgggaggggcagaggaggggcttgGAGGGTggcgtgtgtgtggtggggagtggTGGTCCCAGCGGAGGGATGGGAAGTTGGGGCTGGGGGTCACGGGATTCTTCTTCCAAGAAAAGAAGACGCCTTTGGAAGATTCCAGGGTCAGGATCCTGACCCTGTGCTGTTCGGTAGGCTAGTGTGGCCACTTGCTCCTGAGCACTCAGAATGTAAATAAACCCTGGATTTCAAAGACCGTAACAACAACatcaaaagaatgcaaaatagctcattaataatttttatacgttggttatattttaaaatggtaatactATGAAAGATATAttggattaaagaaaatatattattaaaattaactttacctATTTCTAGTCATTCTTTTTAAGGTGGCTACtagcaaacatttaaattagTAATTATGTCTAATTCGGACAGGAGGGGAGAGCCAGCCGGTTGGGAACTGAAGGCTGAGCAGgtgtgaagggagggagggggaggggttgtGGGAGTTCTCAGAAGGGGTGTTGAGGTTCCCACACGGGTGAGGGCCACCATCCTCCCTGTCTAGGCTGATCTGTGTTAGTTTCATTTGAGAGTAGGATTTTCCGAAATGATTCCAAAATCCAGGGCTCAGTTCTaactttcctcctcctcccagccctctctcGTACTGCAGTGGTCACTGACCTCACAAACCCTCTGCAATGTGAGATTGTTTCCTTAGCCTGTTTggtccattttattaatttaaaccATTTCCGTCCTAGGATCTGAAACCTAGCAACATCGTAGTAAAATCAGACTGCACCCTTAAGATCCTTGACTTCGGCCTGGCCCGCACAGCGTGCACCAACTTCATGATGACCCCCTATGTGGTGACACGGTACTACCGGGCGCCGGAGGTCATCCTGGGCATGGGCTACAAGGAGAACGGTGAGTGCAcacagagctggaggaggccGAGGTGCTTAGAGATGGCGCTGTTGGTCAGCCCTAGCGTCCCCTCTTTCCCGTGAACTGTGTGAGGTGTACGTGGGGCCTGTGTAATAGGCAGACTGTCACAGCCCTTGGATAGGACATCGCTTGTTTTATATTTCCACTGGTTAacattattcactttaaaaattcacttttgggATTCATATTTTTGAACGTTTATCACGACTGTGACATACCTACAGAAAAGCGGGCAAACTGCCAGCGTGCAGCTGAGTGGGAGCTCACGCGCGCAGCCAGCAGCACCCGGGCCCCTCCGGGCCCCTCTGGCCTCGGCCGCCCGGGGAAGCCGTGACCCTGACATCTAGCGCCGTGGGTtggttttgcttattttcaaacTTACGTAAATGGAAGAATACAACATGCTTTTTTGCGtaaaattagttttgtttttaacagcaaAACTTACTCTAGCAATATCACAGCTCTTTGAAACTTAGCTTTTGTCAAAAAGAACTAAATTACATTtacttgtttaaagaaaaaaggagtcTAAAATTCGCCCAAGTCACCTGAAGTGAGCTGTGCTTCAGGCTTACTCAGGTGTTCTGTAACCTGTGCCCCACGCTGACTCCGCAGCTGTGGGCTGCTGGTCCCCTGTGTCACGGGAGCctctcccaccccgcccccccagCAGAGGCCCTCATTAGCCCTCTGCCTGGGCATCTGAGGCCTGGGGCGCAGCCGGGCCCCCACAGGAGAGGGTGAATGGCCTGAAGGTGGGGcgccctggccccacctcccctgGAGCCCAGACAAGCCTGCCCCAAGAGGCCTCGTCGCCTTGACAGTAGAAGGACCGTTCTGGAGTTCTGGGGTACATGTTTTACAAATGCTCCACAGACAGGCTGGGTTTGCCTTTGTTTGGGAGGGGGTTTGAGAAAAGACGTGTGGGGGTCTCTGGCTGGTTTTAATCACCTGGTGTTTGGTAGTGGACATCTGGTCTGTCGGGTGCATCATGGCAGAAATGGTCCTCCATAAAGTCCTGTTCCCAGGAAGAGACTGTATCCTTCACAGGGAGAGACCCGGCGCTGGCCACGGAGGCCGGGGGCGGGGACGGGCGTGTATCTGGGAACAGTTTTGTGGAGACAGGCACTTCTTATCTGGggggctttgtttgtttttaaagccatGAAGTATTGGAATTTGGGCATTAAAAGCCCATATTGCTGCAAACTGAAGGCTAAAACAGAGGTCAGCAATCTTTCACATGGTGTGAAAAGTCCACCCTTAGCTAgcaatttattttccatatttgtgTGTTTAGCGCCCTGTTAGAATTCCTTTCCTcacctttgttttgttcatggcacttcataattttatcatttcattttattttcagttgataTCTGGTCAGTGGGTTGCATCATGGGAGAGCTGGTGAAAGGGTGTGTCATATTCCAAGGCACTGACCGTATCCTTCCCGGGGCTCCCCGGCCGTGCTCCCCACAGACAGCGAGGGCGGCGGGCGCTCCAGAGGAACGTGTCGCGGTTCTAGGCTGTGTTCTGGGGAAGTCTCGATTATGTTTGTTAAGTTAGTGTCACAAGCCAAATGGttcaattttctgtcttcttttttactTGACTACCTGTAACAATTTTATTGAAGCGTGGAGTTAAGTTAAGCCAATTTATATTAGTTCTTAATTTTATCAGAATAGCTTATAAGACATTTATTTACTCTGACAAATGTATTctgatatttaaatgaaaatactgtttATTTAGTTCATTCAGTTACTTTAACTATCTAGGAAGTTGCTGTCTAGATCTAATAGGCCAGTATCCTTGTGTAATTTGATCCAATACTATTTTATTAGTTATCAGGATGCAAAATATTTCCCCCCAAAGTAAGAACTGATGCACACTACGTAAGacataaatgaaaaagattaaaGTGAAAAGTTTGTGGGAAACaataatgttaaattttgtttgtttgttactcCGCTGACATCTTACAGAAAATTTCAGAAGATCCACTTACAAGGTTATTTTGTGACACACTGGGGAAGtctaaataaacataaaatgcaaaaaattaacTTATACTATGGTCAGCAAATCATGTTAATGACACAGCATAAAGGAGAATGGATAACATAATCATCGCAACAGCTTTCTTTTCTCATATTCCTCGTACTCTTCCATCTCAGTATCTTTTACCCTAACATGGTTCTTCACTTATCCCgtttttcatttgtgttctaACCACCTGCTGTTTTTGTTGGtctttgattttgtgttttgttatgAAAGCTTAAAGTGGTCTCTGTCTGTTGGCAGATTGATGGTTCTCTTCCCAAGAAATGAAGCTGAGCATTTAATGTTTTGTATGTGTTTTATCAaagtaattttagttttttataattttatgaggGTGGTTTTCTTGTAATATAACTTCTTCACAACACCAACAAGGAATGAAAAGATTTTATTCCTGCCATTTTATTTACCTGCCTTGACATTTTTCACATCACAGATTCTGTGTGAAGTTAAatgcaacattttattttgttctaataAATTTTCTAGCAACTTCCCACAGCCTTACCTTAGATTCAGTTGTTTCAAACTGTAAATAAGGAGGTCTTTAACTTGCAAATAAACTCacttaaaaagggaaaagttgatagattctaaaaaaaaataattaagaagtaTCTACTTAACATTCAGTTTGACTCAATTCTTACTcattttgtgtcttgctttttttttttttattgtttccttcacAAAGTACAGAAATGAAAAGTGTGGAAAATTGTTGGTGCATTAAGTGactttaaattcttaatttacaTATTAACATCTTGCAATGTGAGTAATTAGTAATTTTATATGTAAGGTCACCCAGTGTCAttctcaaaacacacacagagattaaCATCATTTTACAAAGACAATTTTGCCAAGTTTTCCAAACAATAGATTAAAAGCTACTAGGATAGAAAAAGATTCTGGAAACCAGACTGTGGTTCTCAGAGATTTGCTTTTGATTCGTCACTTGGGGTAGAAAAGGACCTCCTGTCCCCATGTGGCGTGTGAGGAAGAGAAAGCTTTGGCCTGGCCCCTCCCAGAGAGCGACGGAGCCTGGAGGCCAGGAAGCAGGTTTCTGAGCAGGCTCCCTGACTCTGTCAAAAAGGTGAGGCCTGAGAACTGACCACCAATGGAGGGGTGGTTACTGGCAACCTTGAAGGGCACAGAGTTCATGAGGTGAGAGGAGAAAAGGCTGATAAGAGAATGAGAGGCTGGGAATTCGAGACACGCGTGTAGACCACTCTTtttttgctgcaaatggaaacGGTAGCTAAGCCACAGATGTTCAGCCGAAAGAAAGTGGCTTTTGTTTTAAGATGGGAGGGAAAGAAATCATATTTGATTGGTGATGAAAACCTCCAGGGGAGAGCAGAATGGCGACAGTGCACCAGCAAGAAGAGAGGTACTGTGAGAGGTGAGAGGACCTCCTCTTTGGGTCTTTTAGGAACATGTGTCTGTTCCCTTGGTTCTTTCACAGTGACGTCATTTCATTTTCTGAGACATACCTCAGTCACTTTTTAAGTCACTGTTCATTTGATTCCCCTGGCTTGCATTCTCTCGAATAGTTTTTATGGTTTCAGAATCACTTGACACATGCTTCATGCCAGTTCTCTCAAGCCCCCAGTGAGAGGCAAAGCTGGTATTGGGTACAGTTTATGAATAGGAAGATGGGACTTGAGGGAGGCTGACTGCCCACCCAACACCTGATGAGTGTCTAAGGCACAATGGAGCCTGAAACCCAGGTGACATactttgaaaggaaataaaacacattCCTCGATTGCAGTGATGGTCAGCGCCAAGTAAAACAGACGACCGACCTCTCAAAGCTGCCGCTGCTCCGTGCAAGCCCACTATAGTGGGACCGGATGTGATGAGGTCTCAGAAAGCCCGGagccctggctcctgcccctgccttgTGCGCCCCATGCCACCAGGACTGCCTGGCAGGGCTGGCTTCCAGCTGTAAACTGAGGAGTTAGGGGGATCTCTCTACCTTAGGGAGCTTCAGTATGAGAGCTGATTTCAATTTGCCCACGTAATTATCTAATTTCACGGTTAAAACATTCAGTCATAGGTATTCTTTAGTTACAAGATAACTTTATTTTGACCTAGAATGGGAAGGCATATAGACTTCATTGTATTGATTTAGTAAACTGTGATCAGAGTTTATAAAGATGcagagtttttttaaatggtcttaACTTGGAAACCCAAACCTTATTTGAATGGTATTTCAAAATacttctgctaaaaaaaaatttttttttagtaacaacacaaatttgggggggagggtggtaggctcagtggtagagcgcgtgcttagcacacacgaggccctgaattcaatccccagtacctccattaaaattttttttaaataaagaaatacaaaacaaaatgcttCTGCTGACCCAGTGGGGTGGCCTGGTTAGTTAACTGTTGCTAGgtataaagataatttaaattgcTCTCTGAATGGTGATGCTTTACGTAACATGAATATAAGGCGTTTCAGTTGTATTTTCCTCAAGAGACTCCTTAGATATTGATCAGTGGAATAAAGTTATTGAGCAGCTAGGAACACCATCGGCAGACTTCATGAAGAAACTTCAGCCAACTGTGAGGAATTACGTGGAAAACAGGCCAAAGTATCCTGGAATCAAATTTGAAGAACTCTTTCCAGATTGGATATTCCCATCAGAATCTGAACGAGACAAAATTAAGAGTAAGATACCCTCTTTTCTTGTCCTTGTCTTCGTAATCTGGGTGAAGCCTTCACTTTTTCATGTTTGCATTCTCAAACCTGTGGACGCTGGGAGGCAAAACAGTTGAAACCCTCAAATAAAGTCGTTTGCAGGCTAGAATGAAGGCTTTTCGGAAAGAAAGCTTAAAGCCCCAGAAGTTTTGTCCTCAGTAAGATGACTTAACTGAAGCCTTTGGTCAGAATCAAAACATTTACATCAGTCTGAAAGACTCATGCTAGTTATAGCAATTGGAATTCAGCCTTCAGATGTAAAGAGTGCCTGAATAAAGTACCCGGCCCAGCTGAAGACTCAGACCATGTTATGGCTCAGTTTAAAaaggctcctcctccccttccctgtgcccatcactaaaatgttttttaagggaaagaagaGATTTGTTTCTCTCCACATCAAGGTAAACTGTGCCTCAGTCAGAAAAGCCCCAGCCCTCCTTTGCCTGCAGAGTCACTGAAATTGTTGGGGGGGGGTTTCTAACTACTAATCTCTAGAATTATTTTTTGCAAAATGTATATTGCCACCTTTGTATACAGGTAGGCAGAGCAGAGGCATCTGTGGAGTGCTCTGTACTGTGCAAATATGAAATCACTGCGTGGCCTAAAAGGTCTGTCCTAATTTCATTTTGACACGACATCAAGACAAAGCGCTGGCCTGTGCTTCACGCCTGCGCTCTCGGCAGCGCCACCCTCAGCTCAGCTCCTGCACCTCCCTGGTCCTGGCTCCTCAGCCTTGGGCCTGTCCTCCCTCCCGGCTTCAGAGGCTGAAAGCACATCTAAAAGCCTGGTTTGTAGGGAAAGTGGCTGCTTGACCTACTCTTAAAGAAGAAGACTCTAATCACCTTGAACCTGTCCAAAACGTCTCaagttaatacatttttgttctgTCTGTGCTGTCGCATTTGGTTCTTGGTTGTGTGATTTTTCTGATTAGCATTAGTTTATTAATCTACTGTTTGTTTTCACCCTAGCAAGTCAAGCCAGAGACTTACTGTCAAAAATGTTAGTGATCGACCCCGACAAGCGCATCTCTGTGGACGAAGCTCTGCGTCACCCCTACATTACTGTTTGGTATGACCCGGCCGAAGCAGAAGCGGTAAGCAGCTGTTTTGAAAACACTTCTGTGCAGAGGCAGGGCAACATCTCCCGGGGTCTCCTGTCCATCTGGAACGGCTACATAAGAGCAGCAAGTTGTGCTGCACACCGGAAATTAACACAGTGTAACTGAcgatacttcagttaaaaaaaaaaaagagagcaagtCCTGTATGTAAAGGAAATCCGGATTACAACAAGGCCGTGTGATGGGGGTTGCAGCCCCTTTGGGACCCTTGTTACAGGAGCTCCCCTCAGAGTACCTCGGCGCGGACATGCTTTGCTGTGTTGATATAAGTCGTCTTCATTTATGCAGGTGATGACGTGTGATCATAGCAGCACCTTTTCTGAGCATCCGTTTGTGTACCCGGGCCTTGGGCCTTCTTACGTCATCTTGTCTAGGCACCCAGCCAGGCCAGAGAAACGTGCTGAAAATCCCAAGTGTGCTCGTCCCTCCCTAGAGGGACCTGCGGGGGGCGCTCCACTTCAGAGTTGG
The genomic region above belongs to Camelus ferus isolate YT-003-E chromosome 22, BCGSAC_Cfer_1.0, whole genome shotgun sequence and contains:
- the MAPK9 gene encoding mitogen-activated protein kinase 9 isoform X6, with product MYLVMELMDANLCQVIHMELDHERMSYLLYQMLCGIKHLHSAGIIHRDLKPSNIVVKSDCTLKILDFGLARTACTNFMMTPYVVTRYYRAPEVILGMGYKENVDIWSVGCIMGELVKGCVIFQGTDHIDQWNKVIEQLGTPSADFMKKLQPTVRNYVENRPKYPGIKFEELFPDWIFPSESERDKIKTSQARDLLSKMLVIDPDKRISVDEALRHPYITVWYDPAEAEAPPPQIYDAQLEEREHAIEEWKELIYKEVMDWEERSKNGVVKDQPSDAAVSSNATPSQSSSINDISSMSTEQTLASDTDSSLDASTGPLEGCR
- the MAPK9 gene encoding mitogen-activated protein kinase 9 isoform X5, which gives rise to MSDSKCDGQFYSVQVADSTFSVLKRYQQLKPIGSGAQGIVWYLVMELMDANLCQVIHMELDHERMSYLLYQMLCGIKHLHSAGIIHRDLKPSNIVVKSDCTLKILDFGLARTACTNFMMTPYVVTRYYRAPEVILGMGYKENVDIWSVGCIMGELVKGCVIFQGTDHIDQWNKVIEQLGTPSADFMKKLQPTVRNYVENRPKYPGIKFEELFPDWIFPSESERDKIKTSQARDLLSKMLVIDPDKRISVDEALRHPYITVWYDPAEAEAPPPQIYDAQLEEREHAIEEWKELIYKEVMDWEERSKNGVVKDQPSDAAVSSNATPSQSSSINDISSMSTEQTLASDTDSSLDASTGPLEGCR